Proteins encoded together in one Lachnospiraceae bacterium JLR.KK008 window:
- a CDS encoding DUF5716 family protein has protein sequence MFLDKETFTGKKNKIIVGYDLGDQWSQISFCHFDGEEPRTLSVVAGEEQYDFPTVLCRRREVDQWVCGKEAVKLAAEGRGMAVEHLLTLARDGSEVEVGEEKLDPVALLALFIKRSLSLLGMNALTQQIDLMMITVEELDRRTIEVLSQAVSLMQLSAEQISFQSYAESFYHYMLHQPRELWLGEAFVCDYENAGMKTYRLECNKRTTPVVAYVEDREYPQMQDDDGMLLNILEENCGERTVSSAYLIGRGFEGDWYQQSLRYLCRGRRVFKGNNLYSKGACFGARAKVIPDETEKQYVFLGKDKLQANVGMGALRRGEDSYYALLHAGTNWFEAQKQCEFYLESGNSFSIRVISLTGKESKEIEIILNDLPVRSERATRIRMLITMESGEDVSVTMEDLGFGEIYPATHKIWQEHFKI, from the coding sequence ATGTTTTTGGATAAAGAGACTTTTACAGGAAAGAAAAATAAGATCATTGTCGGATATGATCTGGGAGACCAATGGTCTCAGATCAGCTTCTGCCATTTTGACGGGGAGGAACCGAGGACATTATCGGTGGTGGCCGGGGAAGAGCAGTATGATTTTCCGACCGTTTTATGCCGCCGCAGGGAAGTTGATCAGTGGGTCTGCGGAAAGGAAGCGGTGAAGCTGGCGGCGGAAGGCCGGGGGATGGCGGTGGAACACCTGCTGACACTGGCGAGAGATGGCAGTGAAGTGGAGGTAGGGGAAGAAAAGCTCGATCCGGTTGCTTTGCTGGCACTGTTTATAAAGCGGAGTCTGTCGCTTCTGGGCATGAATGCGCTCACTCAGCAGATCGATCTGATGATGATCACGGTGGAGGAACTGGACAGACGTACGATAGAAGTGCTGAGTCAGGCAGTATCACTCATGCAGCTTTCCGCAGAGCAGATCAGTTTTCAGAGCTATGCGGAGAGCTTTTATCATTACATGCTTCATCAGCCGAGGGAACTCTGGCTGGGAGAGGCGTTTGTCTGTGACTATGAGAATGCAGGGATGAAGACGTATCGCCTGGAGTGCAATAAACGGACGACGCCTGTCGTCGCCTATGTGGAAGACCGGGAGTATCCACAGATGCAGGACGACGACGGGATGCTGCTGAATATTCTTGAAGAAAACTGCGGCGAGAGAACGGTCTCTTCCGCCTATCTGATTGGCAGAGGATTTGAGGGAGACTGGTATCAACAGTCTCTCCGCTATCTGTGCCGGGGCAGGCGGGTTTTCAAAGGCAATAATCTGTACAGCAAAGGGGCCTGTTTTGGCGCAAGAGCAAAGGTGATTCCGGATGAGACGGAAAAGCAGTATGTATTTCTCGGCAAAGATAAGCTGCAGGCTAATGTGGGTATGGGGGCGCTGCGCAGGGGCGAGGACTCTTACTATGCGCTTTTACATGCGGGGACCAACTGGTTTGAGGCGCAGAAGCAGTGCGAGTTTTATCTTGAGAGCGGCAATTCCTTTTCTATCCGTGTTATTTCTCTGACAGGGAAGGAAAGTAAGGAGATCGAGATCATATTGAACGATCTGCCGGTTCGCAGTGAACGCGCGACACGGATCAGGATGCTGATCACTATGGA